In one window of Methanococcus maripaludis DNA:
- the nikR gene encoding nickel-responsive transcriptional regulator NikR: MVDMDRISISLPTNLLAEFDEIIEERGYASRSEAIRDSIRDYLIKHKWIHSLEGHRAGTISIIYDHHSTDVMEKLTTIQHDYEKLIVATIHMHLDHDHCMEVVLVKGDASDIKDLTDKLTSQKGVKQVKLTVMVPGGNIPQ, translated from the coding sequence ATGGTAGACATGGATAGAATAAGTATCTCATTACCTACAAACTTGCTTGCAGAGTTCGATGAAATAATCGAAGAAAGGGGCTACGCAAGCAGAAGTGAGGCCATAAGGGACTCTATCAGGGATTACTTAATAAAACATAAATGGATTCACAGTCTAGAAGGTCACAGGGCTGGAACGATCAGTATTATCTATGATCACCACTCTACTGACGTGATGGAGAAATTAACGACAATACAGCACGATTATGAAAAATTAATCGTTGCAACAATTCATATGCACCTTGATCACGACCACTGTATGGAGGTAGTTCTCGTTAAAGGGGATGCATCAGACATTAAGGACTTAACCGATAAACTTACGTCACAAAAGGGCGTAAAACAGGTAAAACTTACCGTAATGGTTCCAGGCGGAAACATTCCTCAATAA
- a CDS encoding RecB-family nuclease, whose product MFIALHNTFSSKQIEEFTKTVFGMGLDSVIFTRATGSAAQNGIPIAQKMAIKLNKNLMFLEDIDDAVEILNPERVILIADSKIANEKIDFKSIGKRDLVIFSGNSSGFTKKELEKGTAMHILENNIGAIGEVAIFLYKMNE is encoded by the coding sequence ATGTTTATCGCACTTCACAACACATTTAGTTCAAAACAGATAGAAGAATTTACAAAGACAGTTTTTGGAATGGGACTCGATTCAGTAATATTTACAAGAGCAACAGGTTCAGCGGCCCAAAATGGAATTCCGATCGCTCAGAAAATGGCGATAAAATTGAATAAAAATTTAATGTTTCTCGAAGATATCGATGACGCAGTAGAGATTTTAAACCCTGAAAGGGTAATATTAATAGCAGACAGTAAAATTGCAAACGAGAAAATCGACTTCAAATCAATTGGAAAAAGGGATTTAGTAATTTTTTCAGGAAACTCTTCAGGTTTTACAAAAAAGGAACTCGAAAAAGGAACTGCAATGCATATTTTGGAGAACAACATCGGCGCAATTGGCGAAGTTGCAATTTTCCTCTACAAAATGAACGAATAA
- a CDS encoding DNA cytosine methyltransferase, giving the protein MNFIDLFCGCGGFSRGFVEMGFKPLLAIELDENAANSYALNYNGTVFEKKLNEILEKEVYFKLEDFLVQDDIEEFKKLNNYENLNPVVINEDIREINSKYISNIVNNNSDSKIDLIIGGPPCEGYTGANPKREKIPFNRLYRDPVGRLVLEYIRIVGDISPEVFVMENVPGILNYETREHLEKEFSRVGFDEIYFHVFDSENYGNPSLRKRVIVSNIPLNLEKTDNVDVKTALSNIDRNALNNEKYPLPEKIAKDIHKIKIGGSAVKFKACGGFLDNYIRLSMEGNSETVMGKRRFIHHEEDRLLTVREQARLMSYPDTHIFAGGITAQYNQVGESVPPSLSLVIAKEVKKYLNNK; this is encoded by the coding sequence ATGAATTTTATTGATTTATTCTGTGGATGTGGCGGGTTTTCGAGAGGATTTGTTGAAATGGGATTTAAACCACTTTTGGCAATTGAATTGGATGAAAACGCGGCAAATTCCTATGCTTTAAATTACAACGGAACGGTTTTTGAAAAAAAATTAAATGAAATTTTAGAAAAAGAAGTCTATTTTAAACTCGAAGATTTTTTAGTACAAGATGATATCGAAGAATTTAAAAAATTAAATAATTATGAAAATTTAAATCCTGTTGTAATCAATGAGGACATAAGGGAAATAAATTCAAAATACATATCGAATATAGTTAATAATAATTCTGATTCAAAAATTGATCTAATCATTGGGGGGCCACCTTGTGAAGGATACACGGGTGCAAATCCAAAGCGTGAAAAGATCCCATTCAACAGGCTTTATCGAGATCCTGTTGGAAGACTGGTTTTAGAATACATTCGAATTGTCGGAGATATTTCTCCGGAAGTTTTTGTAATGGAAAATGTTCCAGGGATTTTAAACTACGAAACCAGAGAACATTTGGAAAAAGAGTTTTCAAGAGTCGGTTTTGATGAAATATACTTTCATGTTTTCGATTCTGAAAATTACGGGAACCCCTCACTTAGAAAACGGGTAATTGTTTCAAATATTCCATTAAATCTTGAAAAAACTGACAATGTAGACGTTAAAACCGCTTTATCAAATATTGATAGAAATGCATTGAATAATGAAAAATATCCGCTCCCAGAAAAAATTGCAAAAGATATTCATAAAATTAAAATTGGCGGTTCAGCTGTCAAATTTAAGGCGTGCGGCGGGTTTTTGGATAATTATATACGACTTTCAATGGAGGGAAACTCTGAAACTGTAATGGGAAAGAGGAGATTTATACATCATGAGGAAGATCGGCTTTTAACTGTTCGAGAACAGGCAAGGCTCATGAGTTATCCAGACACCCATATTTTTGCAGGCGGAATTACTGCCCAGTACAATCAGGTTGGGGAAAGCGTTCCCCCTTCACTTTCACTGGTAATTGCAAAAGAAGTTAAAAAATATTTGAACAACAAATAA
- the argH gene encoding argininosuccinate lyase — MNILRRGRLGSNVKEDVMKFTTSLEFDKEIFESDILCDIAHTTMLIEQNVISEENGKKIIAELKKIAEKGMENLDLDPSLDDIHMVIESELIKELGEDVAGRMHTGRSRNDEVATDLRLSLRKKVLEIIGHLITMEQNMLKVSNEHKETLTVGYTHLQQAQPVTFGHHILSHVSAIERDISRFFDTYNRINISPLGCSAMATTGFNLNRKRTQELLGFYDIIENSMDGVSSRDFIVETMANISMLGTNLSKICEELVVFSSAEFNTIEIANEYTSTSSIMPQKKNPDVAEITRAKLSTLNGELVTVLTIMKALPNTYNRDLQEISPHLWKSVYTLIDCIQMVDGMISTIKVNKERMKENAEKNYSTATELADTLVRECGIAFRMAHGIVGELVKRSIEEKVEIKEIILEVLEKNNLSLSQEKIDTALDPFENVKLRNVIGGPAPEEVERAISSFNTKISTHKEKLDEKIAEVNTVNKNLLK; from the coding sequence ATGAACATTTTAAGAAGGGGAAGACTTGGAAGCAACGTCAAGGAAGACGTGATGAAATTCACTACAAGCCTTGAATTTGATAAAGAAATCTTTGAAAGCGATATTTTATGCGATATTGCACACACCACGATGCTTATCGAACAGAATGTGATTTCAGAAGAAAACGGTAAAAAAATAATCGCAGAACTTAAAAAAATAGCAGAAAAGGGCATGGAAAACCTTGATCTCGATCCATCACTTGATGACATTCACATGGTAATTGAAAGTGAACTGATAAAAGAACTCGGAGAAGATGTTGCAGGTAGGATGCATACTGGAAGGAGTCGAAATGACGAAGTTGCAACTGATTTGAGGCTCTCCTTGAGGAAAAAAGTTCTTGAAATAATTGGCCATTTGATTACAATGGAACAAAATATGCTTAAAGTTTCAAACGAGCATAAAGAAACCCTCACTGTCGGATACACGCATTTGCAGCAGGCACAACCTGTAACTTTCGGACATCACATTTTAAGTCATGTTTCAGCAATTGAACGGGATATTTCAAGGTTTTTTGATACTTACAATAGGATAAATATCTCGCCTCTCGGATGCAGTGCGATGGCGACAACAGGATTTAATCTCAACAGAAAAAGAACCCAAGAACTTCTAGGATTTTACGACATTATTGAAAATTCAATGGACGGGGTGTCTTCAAGAGATTTCATCGTTGAAACAATGGCAAATATCTCGATGCTTGGAACAAATTTATCAAAAATTTGTGAAGAACTCGTTGTGTTCTCGAGTGCCGAATTTAACACGATTGAAATTGCAAATGAATACACTTCAACTTCTTCGATAATGCCTCAAAAAAAAAATCCGGATGTTGCTGAAATCACAAGAGCAAAGCTTTCAACGTTAAATGGAGAACTCGTAACAGTTTTAACAATCATGAAAGCGCTTCCAAACACGTATAATAGAGATCTACAAGAAATCAGTCCGCATCTTTGGAAAAGTGTCTATACACTTATAGACTGTATTCAGATGGTTGACGGAATGATATCAACTATTAAAGTAAATAAAGAAAGAATGAAGGAAAACGCAGAGAAAAACTATTCTACTGCAACAGAACTTGCAGATACCCTCGTTAGAGAATGCGGAATTGCGTTTAGAATGGCGCACGGAATTGTTGGAGAACTCGTGAAGAGATCCATTGAAGAAAAAGTTGAAATTAAAGAAATAATTTTAGAGGTTCTTGAAAAAAACAATCTCTCTTTAAGTCAGGAAAAAATTGATACTGCGCTCGATCCTTTTGAAAACGTCAAATTAAGAAATGTAATCGGTGGACCTGCACCAGAAGAAGTGGAAAGGGCAATATCTTCATTTAATACAAAAATTTCGACACATAAAGAAAAATTGGATGAAAAAATTGCTGAAGTAAATACTGTTAATAAAAATCTCTTAAAATAA
- a CDS encoding ATP-dependent Clp protease proteolytic subunit produces MDPSSVMWIFFIFLFFYPQVLFRYRLLQRYKFIKQFEAVRKTRAIVMIHRQEQLALFGIPLYKYITIEDSEEILRAIRMTPEDMPIDLILHTPGGLVLASEQIATALKEHKAKTTVIIPHYAMSGGSLIALAADEIIIDKNAVMGPVDPQVGQYPAASIINAINTKYTDELDDETLILGDISRKAIIQVKEFVYEILKDKMGEEKAKYLSETLSTGKWTHDYPLTIKKLKELGIEVNTDLPEIVYALFDLYRQPVNQRPSVQYVPVPYKRGTKK; encoded by the coding sequence ATGGATCCATCATCAGTTATGTGGATATTTTTCATATTTTTATTCTTCTATCCGCAGGTGCTTTTTAGATATAGGCTTTTACAAAGGTACAAATTTATAAAACAGTTCGAAGCTGTTAGAAAAACCCGTGCAATTGTTATGATACATAGACAGGAGCAATTGGCCCTATTTGGAATTCCACTTTACAAATATATTACAATTGAAGACAGTGAAGAGATTTTAAGGGCAATTAGAATGACTCCTGAAGACATGCCAATTGATTTAATTCTTCACACTCCTGGAGGACTCGTACTTGCAAGTGAACAGATTGCAACGGCCCTAAAGGAACACAAAGCAAAAACAACAGTTATTATTCCGCACTACGCAATGAGCGGCGGAAGTTTGATCGCGCTTGCAGCAGACGAAATAATAATCGATAAAAATGCAGTTATGGGGCCAGTAGATCCTCAAGTTGGACAGTATCCTGCAGCTTCAATTATAAATGCGATAAATACGAAATATACTGATGAATTGGATGACGAAACTTTAATTTTGGGAGACATTTCAAGAAAAGCAATAATCCAGGTTAAAGAATTTGTCTACGAGATATTGAAGGACAAAATGGGCGAAGAAAAAGCAAAATACTTATCAGAAACCCTTTCAACTGGAAAATGGACTCACGACTATCCATTAACAATTAAAAAATTAAAAGAACTCGGAATCGAAGTAAACACCGATTTACCAGAAATTGTTTATGCATTATTTGATCTATACAGGCAACCTGTAAACCAAAGGCCATCTGTGCAGTACGTTCCAGTACCCTACAAGAGAGGAACTAAAAAATGA
- a CDS encoding LysR family transcriptional regulator produces the protein MNKLSESDLSVTLNINYRGKHVTKTQVEILKLVSETKSQNKVAEILGIPPSTVNIQIKRLENKLDLKLIHSSPAGTMLSDDAERIVSFYNAYLERTSKEKFIACGFISGEVGRLLFDDVLVSSFSNVLKLYKSNLTSIVGIDDPYWSYRLGDPVPVAFDHFVMVSKDEFDHKNLLGVNYSAHRIVWKTLKNEKIDFKVAKVVKNPFYAIDLLEEGYSMFLNTCLLRYVKKDYLIETPEYYDKTRHTINFILNNSILENEFEELLYKKQKEIKSAGFEPIL, from the coding sequence GTGAACAAATTATCTGAATCTGATTTAAGTGTGACATTGAATATAAACTATAGAGGTAAGCATGTCACAAAAACTCAGGTCGAAATATTGAAATTGGTTTCTGAAACAAAGTCGCAGAACAAAGTTGCGGAAATTCTAGGAATACCTCCATCAACGGTAAATATTCAGATAAAAAGGCTTGAAAATAAGTTAGATTTAAAATTAATTCATTCTTCTCCTGCGGGAACTATGTTATCCGATGATGCGGAACGTATTGTATCTTTTTACAATGCATACCTTGAAAGAACTTCAAAAGAAAAATTTATTGCATGTGGATTTATAAGTGGAGAAGTTGGGAGACTTCTTTTCGACGATGTACTTGTTTCATCATTTTCCAATGTTTTAAAACTTTATAAATCAAATTTAACGAGTATTGTTGGAATTGATGACCCCTACTGGAGTTACAGGCTTGGTGATCCAGTTCCGGTTGCATTTGACCACTTTGTAATGGTTTCAAAGGATGAATTTGACCATAAAAATCTTTTAGGGGTTAACTATTCAGCCCACAGGATCGTTTGGAAAACCCTTAAAAATGAAAAAATAGATTTTAAGGTAGCAAAAGTTGTAAAAAACCCATTTTATGCGATAGACCTTTTAGAAGAAGGATACAGCATGTTTTTGAATACCTGCCTTTTAAGATATGTTAAAAAAGATTATTTAATCGAAACTCCGGAGTATTATGATAAAACAAGACATACAATAAACTTTATTTTAAATAATTCGATTTTAGAAAATGAATTTGAAGAATTGCTATATAAAAAACAGAAAGAAATAAAATCTGCAGGTTTTGAACCTATTTTGTAA
- a CDS encoding PUA domain-containing protein — protein MKHRKLEESEISAIKAAISRYIGKKAEELDFKNFLLLKGKSKNVVYVSSKVLKSLENHKDIYSVGINVGELEEISGKEKFLPSLEGINMVSKYIEKNYARVNEKGESLFLYERDVFDTSIIEVVGDGKVAVFNENKELLGIGKYNGKLIKNIMDRGWYLRHGG, from the coding sequence ATGAAACACAGAAAGCTCGAAGAATCAGAAATCAGTGCTATAAAAGCGGCTATTTCGAGGTACATCGGTAAAAAAGCTGAAGAACTTGATTTTAAGAATTTTTTATTATTGAAAGGAAAATCAAAAAACGTAGTTTACGTAAGTTCCAAGGTTCTTAAATCTCTAGAAAATCACAAGGATATTTACAGTGTAGGGATAAATGTCGGCGAACTCGAAGAAATCTCTGGAAAAGAAAAGTTTTTACCCTCATTAGAAGGTATAAACATGGTTTCAAAGTACATTGAAAAGAATTATGCACGGGTAAATGAAAAAGGTGAAAGTCTATTCCTCTATGAAAGAGACGTTTTCGATACCTCAATTATCGAAGTCGTCGGGGATGGAAAAGTCGCAGTATTTAATGAAAACAAGGAATTACTCGGAATTGGAAAATACAACGGAAAATTAATTAAAAATATAATGGATCGTGGATGGTACTTAAGGCACGGCGGATAA
- a CDS encoding DUF192 domain-containing protein, with protein sequence MSPKTLEINGKIYSVKIADNFIKRAFGLMLRDISENEGLFFKYGNRKLHIHTFFMKYPIDVIFLKDNTIVDIASNLIPWKTYNSKVKSNRMFEVKASGINPELIGKKVKFN encoded by the coding sequence ATGAGTCCAAAAACGCTTGAAATAAATGGTAAAATTTATTCTGTAAAAATTGCGGATAATTTTATAAAACGGGCATTTGGACTCATGCTTAGGGATATTTCAGAAAATGAAGGATTATTCTTCAAATATGGAAATCGAAAACTCCATATTCATACATTTTTCATGAAGTACCCAATAGACGTGATTTTTTTAAAAGACAATACTATTGTAGACATTGCAAGCAACTTAATCCCTTGGAAAACCTACAATTCAAAAGTAAAATCAAATAGAATGTTTGAAGTGAAAGCTTCAGGCATAAATCCAGAGTTAATCGGAAAAAAAGTTAAATTTAATTAA
- a CDS encoding CoA-binding protein, producing the protein MTRLDQLKNSNYGKILEDLEIKKLLNSSKNITIVGISKNSENPSFFVSKYLIESGFNVYLINPKYSGEKILNHHVYSNISEIKEKIDIVSIFVNQSKTLAIAKEAVKLGFNAFWFQLETSDKETVDYVLKNGFDVVLEKCIMVEHQKFL; encoded by the coding sequence ATGACTCGTTTAGATCAGTTGAAAAATTCAAATTATGGGAAAATTTTAGAAGATTTAGAGATTAAAAAACTCCTCAATTCTTCAAAAAATATTACAATCGTTGGAATTTCAAAAAATAGTGAAAACCCGAGTTTTTTCGTTTCTAAATATCTGATAGAATCTGGATTTAACGTTTATTTAATAAATCCAAAATATTCTGGCGAAAAAATATTAAATCATCATGTTTATTCAAATATTTCCGAAATAAAAGAAAAAATAGACATTGTATCGATATTTGTAAACCAGTCAAAAACCCTTGCAATTGCCAAAGAAGCTGTTAAATTAGGATTTAATGCATTCTGGTTTCAGCTTGAAACTTCAGATAAAGAAACTGTAGATTATGTTTTGAAAAACGGTTTTGATGTTGTTTTGGAAAAGTGCATTATGGTAGAACATCAAAAATTTTTATAG
- a CDS encoding radical SAM protein, with translation MNSTEILENSIKAFKLMEKHHENITSLERALFLGWYCNLENPCKFCFMSTQKEKIKDPLKARRKPESILAESIIMKRIGWKLEFISGGYGYKTEELNDTIEMVSYVQQAKQYLNVGIIDFENLNLNNVEGVVGAVETVNPKLHEELCPGKPLSNTKEMLKKAKDMGLKTGITIILGMGETEDDIEVLLNLIEELNLDRITFYSLNPQDETIFQGKTSVTTLEYMNWVSSVRLTFPKIKIISGTWVDKLTNIGPLVMAGSNVITKFPLFSIYGKKEGKTVENEILSTGRELYSSFSDLDVLKGVKTLEKTKYMPEKIDISEKNLEMVNNLSKQIDQKIESYVKTTIRRSQK, from the coding sequence ATGAATTCTACGGAGATTTTAGAAAATTCAATTAAGGCATTTAAATTAATGGAAAAACACCACGAAAACATTACTAGTTTAGAAAGGGCCCTTTTTTTAGGGTGGTACTGTAATTTAGAAAACCCTTGTAAATTCTGCTTCATGTCGACACAAAAAGAAAAGATAAAAGACCCATTAAAAGCAAGAAGAAAGCCTGAATCCATTTTAGCAGAAAGCATAATCATGAAAAGAATTGGATGGAAGCTTGAATTTATTTCTGGTGGATATGGGTATAAAACTGAAGAATTAAACGACACTATCGAAATGGTTTCGTACGTTCAGCAGGCAAAACAGTATCTAAATGTTGGGATAATTGATTTCGAAAATTTAAATTTAAACAACGTTGAAGGGGTCGTCGGTGCAGTAGAAACCGTAAATCCAAAATTACACGAAGAATTGTGTCCTGGAAAACCACTATCAAACACGAAAGAAATGCTGAAAAAAGCAAAAGATATGGGACTTAAAACAGGAATTACGATAATTTTGGGCATGGGCGAAACTGAAGATGATATCGAAGTATTATTAAATTTAATTGAAGAATTAAATCTTGATAGAATTACCTTTTACTCCCTAAATCCCCAGGATGAAACAATCTTTCAAGGAAAAACCTCTGTAACAACACTCGAATACATGAACTGGGTTTCAAGTGTTAGGCTAACTTTCCCAAAAATAAAGATAATATCTGGAACTTGGGTTGATAAACTAACAAACATCGGACCGCTCGTAATGGCGGGATCAAATGTAATTACAAAATTCCCACTTTTTTCAATTTATGGCAAAAAAGAAGGAAAAACGGTAGAAAATGAGATATTATCAACAGGAAGAGAACTTTACAGCAGTTTTTCAGACCTTGATGTACTCAAAGGTGTAAAAACGCTTGAAAAAACAAAATACATGCCTGAAAAAATAGATATCTCTGAAAAAAATCTTGAAATGGTAAACAACCTTTCAAAACAGATCGATCAAAAAATAGAAAGCTATGTTAAAACAACGATTCGCAGATCTCAAAAATAA
- a CDS encoding DUF2121 domain-containing protein — protein MSVVIGYYGKNGAVIAGDKRNLLFNGIESNREKLEEIMYSGQLRTDEELLKKASEFDVKIHINDTREKVKKFGNVLSGEVLSIGRESKRRRMYLTKEKCVILDIENDQITNKSVKNGSGIVVFGNRYIKNLVESEIKKHVQKILKMSAKEISALFEKILKNIENATLSNEFEYYFVETYENNLEKVIENDLNDLFNYRKELSLKMVEMQKVMMIADKIVKIGDVGEIENGNLVLYDEFLAIDKICPEPTIYCEIGITGEFAEGDIITIDNESLKVKRTGSPVVVEKIICRK, from the coding sequence TTGAGCGTTGTTATTGGATATTATGGAAAAAATGGAGCCGTTATTGCAGGCGACAAAAGAAATTTACTATTTAACGGAATTGAAAGTAATAGGGAAAAGCTTGAAGAGATTATGTACTCCGGACAGCTTAGAACTGATGAAGAGTTATTAAAAAAAGCTTCTGAATTTGATGTTAAGATCCATATTAACGATACGCGAGAAAAAGTTAAAAAATTTGGAAACGTATTATCTGGCGAAGTCCTTTCAATCGGACGGGAATCTAAAAGAAGGAGAATGTACCTTACAAAGGAAAAATGCGTAATTCTCGATATTGAAAATGATCAGATAACTAATAAATCGGTTAAAAACGGATCTGGAATCGTTGTATTTGGAAATAGATATATAAAAAATCTTGTTGAATCAGAAATTAAAAAACACGTTCAAAAAATTTTAAAGATGAGTGCCAAGGAAATCAGTGCACTATTTGAAAAAATCCTAAAAAATATTGAAAATGCAACGTTAAGTAATGAGTTTGAATATTACTTTGTTGAAACTTATGAGAATAACCTTGAAAAAGTAATTGAAAATGATTTAAATGACCTTTTCAACTACAGAAAAGAATTATCTTTAAAAATGGTTGAAATGCAAAAAGTAATGATGATTGCTGATAAAATTGTAAAAATCGGGGATGTCGGGGAAATTGAAAATGGAAACTTAGTTCTATACGATGAATTCCTCGCAATAGATAAAATATGTCCTGAACCAACAATATACTGTGAAATAGGAATTACTGGCGAATTTGCTGAAGGGGATATTATAACAATAGATAATGAATCTTTAAAAGTAAAAAGAACTGGAAGTCCTGTCGTAGTTGAAAAGATAATCTGCAGAAAATAA
- the truD gene encoding tRNA pseudouridine(13) synthase TruD codes for MKFRQKHEDFIVNEILEYELDDSGNYSLYKLQKNGIENLKAISYLSKNFEVPTKEIGYCGLKDRHAITTQYVSIPNEYGKLSLDEDNLKLEYVGTIKKPLKIGKLYGNRFEIIARAVDKNEFLKIADNIRALSLGAPNYYDEQRFGSVFNGKFIAKEILKGNYEEVVKILLTSYTKSEKKQIKDLKRFIDKNWGNWDECLKYIDKKQIKSKMFRNMVKSLKYENDFKKSFKYMDNRLKELFISAYQSYLWNECLKEFLKEIIPQENRKYVDYCCGTFLFYENIGEELFDKLKELDFPTIVSDVEYSDSEKKIINAILKKERIKFSDFEKMDFGKLKYTKRPIISIPEDVNTGTFKSDELNQKKYKIALEFSLKKGSYATIILKRVFSIL; via the coding sequence ATGAAATTTAGACAAAAACACGAAGATTTCATTGTAAATGAGATTTTAGAGTATGAATTGGATGATTCTGGAAATTATTCCTTATATAAACTTCAAAAAAATGGAATAGAAAATTTAAAAGCGATATCGTACCTTTCAAAAAATTTTGAAGTTCCAACAAAAGAAATCGGTTATTGCGGTTTAAAAGATAGACACGCAATTACAACGCAGTACGTTTCCATTCCAAATGAATATGGTAAATTATCTCTCGACGAAGATAATTTAAAGCTTGAATATGTCGGAACTATTAAAAAACCGCTAAAAATTGGAAAATTATACGGAAATCGGTTTGAAATTATCGCAAGGGCTGTTGATAAAAATGAATTTTTAAAAATTGCAGATAATATTCGAGCTTTAAGTTTGGGCGCACCAAATTATTACGATGAACAGAGATTTGGAAGTGTATTTAACGGTAAATTTATAGCAAAGGAAATTTTGAAGGGAAATTATGAAGAAGTCGTTAAAATACTTTTAACAAGCTATACGAAAAGTGAAAAAAAGCAAATAAAAGATTTAAAAAGATTTATCGATAAAAATTGGGGCAACTGGGACGAATGCCTAAAATACATCGATAAAAAGCAGATAAAAAGTAAAATGTTTAGAAACATGGTAAAATCGCTAAAATATGAAAATGATTTTAAAAAATCGTTTAAATATATGGATAATCGGTTGAAAGAGCTTTTTATATCTGCATATCAAAGCTACCTCTGGAATGAATGCTTAAAAGAGTTTTTAAAAGAGATTATTCCGCAGGAAAATAGAAAATATGTCGATTACTGCTGTGGAACATTTCTGTTTTATGAAAATATTGGCGAAGAATTATTTGATAAATTGAAAGAATTGGACTTTCCAACGATAGTTTCAGATGTGGAATACAGCGATTCAGAAAAAAAGATAATAAATGCAATTTTGAAGAAGGAACGGATTAAATTTTCAGATTTTGAAAAAATGGACTTTGGAAAATTAAAATACACGAAAAGACCGATTATTTCAATTCCTGAAGATGTTAATACTGGAACGTTCAAATCTGACGAATTAAACCAGAAAAAATATAAAATAGCTTTAGAATTTAGTTTAAAGAAGGGAAGCTATGCAACTATAATTTTAAAAAGGGTTTTTAGTATTTTATAA